The genomic DNA AATAGAACGCATTCATTGAAATACTGCTAGACAGTCGGAACAGACCTCCGAACTGATAATACAACCTGATTGGAAAACAAATAAACGAACTAAACAAGTAGTCGTCTTGTTTTCAGatttcttaacaaataaaataatattctttgAACTAAAAAAGGATAATAATAACTTTCCCAACAATCCAACCAACACCAACCCTGAAGATAGCAGCATCACAATTTACTTTCACATTAATGTCATCTGTAGTCCAGTATTCAAAATTTTTAGTTACATAAACTAAAACCGGAGGAACAAATACTCCCAaactatgaataatattttgtTGTGAAAAGTAAGCAATTGTGATGTTCACCACCGTCTCATTTTTTATGCAAGAAATCCAAATCTGTCAAAAAACCATATAAATCATTTCCAGCGGAACCAACACCAACAGACACAAATACTTTAAACAAAATATACTGACACCCAAAAAAAATTGAGACAATCTTGATAACAAGATACAAGAAAGATCTCACCAAAAAAAGATTAGATCACATTCATAAAAGATGTTTATTCGAAATTTTGAAAAAACGATAAAATAAAAGAGAAGATGAAAGAGTGAAAATAATTAAACGATGAAAGGGAATTGTAGATATGTGAAATGGAGAAGAGAAGGGGCGACTAAAATCCTAAATCTGAAAACGGAGGTCGACTCTCGTTAAAATGTTAGGCCCATAAACATGCCTTTATCCATTTTAAATGCAAAAAATGAAATGAAACTATTTCACATATCTAAATGTTAGGCCCGTAAACATGCCTTTATCCTCTGTCGTTTCAGGTTCAGAGTTCGATCCTCGCTGACCCGGAAATTTATGAGAGATACTCATTTATAAGGTTTTAAGTCGTATTTGTCAAAAAAACTATTTCAAAAAATTAactattaaatattaatattaaaatttttatttgATCGAATCACTAATTCAATTAAAAAAACTATTTTTGCAACAAAAAACTGACTTTCAAGTACGGCCTAAATTATTCTAAATTTGAAATGGAAGCCACGTTCACGTAATCCAATCTAGCATACCACAAAACAACGGACACAAATTTATGGATTAAAAAAATGATTCATTCTTAACTTGATTAATAATGACCCCTGCCCCCTTTAATTTAACTGGATGCCGCCCCTTCTGAAATGACATGTTACATTCCCGAATGCCCGATTTCAATTTTGACAAAAACAAGACGGGTGTGTGAGTTTGTTTAACTCGAAAAAAAAATCCCCAACCTAAATCCGGGGGAACTATCTTCGCTTCTAAAATGTGTAAGAGAACTCCAGCTTTCAAAAGAATGTAACAAAGTAGACTACCCGTGACAATATATAATGCTAATTGTGTGTTTCGTCAAAGAGGTTGTTAACATTTGAAATAAAAAGtttgacacgtattttaagacTTTTATTTAGACTTTTGGGAGTGCTGTTAAAAACTGTTGTGCTGTGAGAAAAAGTAAAGTGTTGTGAGAAAAAATGCTGTCAGGAAAATTTGATAACTGTTTGATAATATTTctttaatttatgcatattttgagatataatatataaaaataatatttttaagaatgtttgatAGTGAAACTGATATAATATAATGCTAATTCATGTAAAAGCTGAAAACAGTTTTTTCTTAACATCAGCTTTTAGATTTTACCAAAAATCTTTCTGACAGCTTTTCAGCAAAAAGTTATTGTAGTTGTCCGCAACATCGATACCCAACGGAgcatatttttaatatattttttaaataaaagttcaaacattaaatttttatacaaaaaaatcttaaaaataaaaataagttaGGAAACGTACTAGATATAAAGGGTATACGTGTTAAACTCTCTATTTCAAATGTTAGGAACCTGCCGGAACCGGGGAGTAGTACTTGTTTCGTATATGTTCACAATCCACTTGACAGTGTTGCACCAAATTTGACCTCGGACTCCATGACAATTCTGAAATCATCACTGAGATTGACTGTGGCTATTGCTTCCCTGGAATTGACGGCAAATCCCAGTTCACGCTCAGACAAGTCAATGTATTTTGTGGTGAATCAAGAGGTGTCTGAAAAATGGCAAAAGTGTTCTTGTAATCGTGTTATAAAGAGTCTAAAGTTCGATTTCTACCTCTGCATTCTTTATTAATCTTGAAAATGTTTTAAAAGTTGTCCTGTGATCAGCCACACATTTGAAAATAAAATTAGAGTAGTAAGTTAGTAGGGCGTCATTCCACATCCGTCGATTGTTGACAAACTATCTGTCCGAGTAAAAAACCCGAAAACGAAAAACTTGAACTCGAATAGACTGACATCACCCCCTACATTCACATCTATTTCTCGTGTTAAATCTATCAACATCACCCCCTGCATTCACATCGATTTCTCGTGTTAAATCTATCAAGATGATTAGATGGTTATTGCTATCGATTCTCAGGGACCAGGACCCGAATTAGTAGTATGCGCTACTCTATGCTGGTTGGAATTTGGCCTGAAACTTGTGGGCTGGGGTCACTAGAACACTATAAGCTTCTCGTGAACCAAACAGGGACCCAATTTATGTTTCTCTACAAATTCAATCACTTTCTTGTTTGTTTTCTTATGGGATGGACAAACTTCACATTCACATTAAGCAGTTATCCTTTGCATGATTGACATTATTATTATAAGAGTAATGCTAGATGCACAAAATTGTGTACATATTGCGCAAAATGATAGTGTTTTAATTGGGGCTGTTGATGTGGATACAGAGACACATATCATTTTGTACAAAATTTTGTATCAAATTTTGTGCACCAAACATTTTCCTTACGATAAAAATGTGGATGATTATGAACACCCAAGAGTTCACTTCTCTATCTCCATGCTCTCTACAAAACTCTATATAAACTTGACAATTTGTATGCATTAAACAAAGTGCTTCATAGTCATGAGAGTTTCAACAATGTCTTGGCTTTTGGCTCTGACACTCTTTTGTTTGGCATGTACAAGTACAACCAATGCAAGAGCTACTAGGAAAACACAGCTTCCTTCTGCAGCTGTTGTTGGCACTGTCTACTGTCACACTTGCTCACAAAATGACTTCTCCAAGTTCAACTACATCATTTCAGGTTCATTTCACAATCTACATCATCTCCATATGTTTACATAACTAGATTATGATTCTGGTAGTTATTTGCATGTTCAGGGGCATTGGTTGCAGTAGAATGTGATGCCACAGACTCAAGCCCAAGATTCCGAAAAGAAGCCAGAACAAACAAGCATGGAAAATTCAAAGTAAATTTACCAATCTCAGTAACTAAAAGGATCAAGAATATCAAGAAATGCTCTGTGAACTTGGTTCACAGCAATGATGCCAACTGCGCGGTTGCATCAacatcaacaacaacaacatcTGCACTTCATCTCAATTCAATAAGATCAAGAAACCACATTTTCTCAGCTGGTGTTTTGACATTCAAACCCCTAACACAACCAGACTTATGTAATCAAAAACCGCAAATTTCAAATCATCCACCTTCAAGGCCACCAAAACGAGCAACTCGTAAAAAAACCAGTAAGGCCTTGATGAACCAGAAAACATTTTTTCCATTTCCACCTTTGATTCCAAACCCCTTTCAGCCACCACCAGCAATACTTCCTCCGATTATTCCTTCACCACCGCCTTCAATATTTCCTCCGTTTTTCCCATCACCTCCACCTTCGATATTTCCTCCCATTTTTCCATCTCCACCACAGCCACCACCTTCAATATTTCCTCCAATTTTCCCTGCACCACCTGTAGCACCTCCATCACTTTTTCCCCCTATACCTGGATTTACTCCCCCAGTGAAGCCGCCGCCACCACCACCAGTCTTCCCATTTCTTCCACCAGGATTCCCTGGAGTACCACCAGTAGCAAGTTCAAGTCATTCAGAAGAAACAAAACATCCTTAATTAAATAAGTCACATGCATGTTCCTGGTACATTATAATAAGTAGTCACTTGTCTCTTGCAAAGTTTGTGATAAATTATTGATATTTTATCGTCTAAATCTTTTAGCTGAATTTTCTAACATTCAACCAATCGGATCAAGCAACTTTTAAACAAATTTATgcttatttttaatttttttagacAAAGTATAATATATACATCCATCTACAAATGTGCCCCTCACAATTCGAAAGTTGTTGTGTTCAGTTGAACCACTCGTACACCCTCAGGCGCGGCCCTGACTGTGTGACTCCTAACAGCATTGAAAAAATCAGAGACATTGTTGATAAAAAAGAAATCCTAAAAATCTCCTAATTCTCTGAAGTGTTTTATAGAATGGCTACCAGATCAGACAACAGATTATGATCCTTGATTGATCAGATTTTCACTGATGAAATGTTATAACAATATAAGAACCAAACTCGAACAGATTATAATTTGTGAAGAACATGAACCATAACAATAATATAGCTAATACACAAGTGGTTTTCAGTTTTTCAGACTAAAAGCCCTTCTGTTACAAAATTCCTAAGAGATCAAAGTTCTCTCCATAACAAGGGATCAAAGTTCTGAATGCATGCACACGAAGAACATGCTCTGCATCTTAAAGTACAGATATTTTCATTCAAACATGACTTGGTTGGTTTATATATTTTCTACATAATGTTTTATTTGTGTCTGCACAGAAGGTTGACCTTGGACTCCATGACAACATCGAACATGAGTCCCCCGTCAACCTTGTCAGCCCGGGCTCTGGTATCATGTTGGGTAACCAGTCGCTCAAATATCTCAAGATGCCAGAGAAAGGCCCGACTGAAtgtttatattatattctaaCACATAACTTAACTTATCTCCTATGGTATTTATGTGGAATGTCTTTTGTAAGATGTGGCCACTAAAAGGCTCTCGTGAACCAAATGGGGACCCTATGTGTGTTCAAGACAAATCCAATCACTTTCTTGTTTTGTTTATTATGGGACTGACAAACTTTACATTCACATTATACAGTCAGTTTGCCGTTGGACGATTGCCTTTGCATGATTGACATTATTATGATGATAGAAAGTTTATGAACACTCAAGTCTATCTCTGTGTTCTATAGGACAGAGTAAACTTCTCTACAAACTTTATATATACTTCACATTTTATCTGCATTATTCTATATAGTCATCCAAGTTTTCATAATGTCTTGGCTTTGGGCTCTGGCACTCTTCTGGTTTGCATTTGCTTCAAGTGCAGAAGCTACCAGGAAGACACAGCTTCCTGCTTCTGTTGTTGGCACTGTCTACTGTCACACTTGCTCACAAAATGATTTCTCCGAGTTCAACCGTTTCATTTCAGGTTAGTATCTCTAATTTTTTTGATATCAACTTCTCAATCTACACCATGAATCACCAATATTTATCTAACTTTGCATCTATGTGTGCAGGGGCATTGGTTGCAGTAGAATGTGATGGCACACAACCAAGCTCAAGGTTCCGAAAAGAAGTCAAAACCAACAAGCATGGACAATTCAAAGTAAAGCTACCATTCTCTGTAACTAAACATGTCAAGAACATTAAGAAATGCTCTGTGAACTTAATCAGCAGCAATGATGCCAACTGTGCAGTGGCATCAACCGCGAGAACATCTTCATTTCGTCTCAAAACAATACAAGCAAGAACCTGCATTTTCTCAGCTGGCTTTCTCACATTCAAACCCCTGACACAACCAAACATCTGTAACAAGAAACCTAACATCAACGAAAACTCAAAGGATTCTGTAAACAATGATCCTTCATCATTTCCTCCTCCACTTCAAGATCCACCTTCATCAATTATACCTCCAATAGACAATCCAGGCCAATTTACACCACTTCCAATACTCCCAAGGCTCCCTCCTTTACCAGAACTACCAAATCTTCCACCTATACTCCCACCAAAACAAGCAACTCATACAAAAACCAGCAGTGACTTGAAAAACCAAAAAACATTTTTTCCTTTTCCACCTACAGTTCCAAACCCCTTTCAGCCACCTTTAGTCCCAAACCCCTTGCAGCCACCACCAGCATTAGTTCCTCCAGTCATCCCTTCACCGCCACCTTCATTATTTCCTCCGGTCTTCCCATCACCACCGCCTTCAATATTTCCTCCCGTAATCCCTGCACCACCAGTCTCACCTCCATCATTCTTCCCACCTATACCAGGATTTAGTCATCCAGCTTCACCACCGCCTCCGGTCATCCCATTTCTTCCACCAGGATTCCCTGGAGTACCACCAGCAACAACTTCAAGTCATTCAAAAGAGACAAAGCATCCTTGATTAGCCAAAAATCACACGTTCCTTGTACATTATGctggaaaaataaaaaaactggTTCTTTTGCTTAAGTTTCTTGTCATAACCCATGGTGATTTTAACATGTAATAGCAATGAACCATGTTAATTCTACCTGAGTATAATTTAATGCTTAAATCCTGGTTCTACACTTGTATTGTATCTAGCATAATATGAATATCAGTACTCTAATACATGAATCTCAAAGATTGTTATACCTTGTAAAGTTCAAAGTTGTTATTCGTAATACCATAAATTTCTATTTAAAGCAGAGTTTTGTGAAACAAGCAAACAACCCCATCACAAAACGATTAGGCGTGTTTTGCAATCACTTCTGAAACATCAGTTATTCAGAGTAAATTTGTTCCTTGGCGATATCAGCAGCACTAGACAAAAGGAAGGATGGAGTGTCATTATAAAGATGCTTTCTAATGATCTACTTTAAAGCCTCTTGTATCTGCTGTACTTGTTCTTCTGATCATATTCTTTCCAACTTCTAATACACAATTAAATTAGGCATAGTTTCTAGAAGAGGTGTGGTCACTGGTTAACCGGAAAACTTGGACAAGTTCTCGAGAATCTTATTTCTTTTACACATGTACAAACAAATGATAATAAATATTATAGGTGCTTCTAATCAATTATCCCTATCAAGCGTTATACATCTAAGAAGGGCACGAACGACAAACATTTTTAAATCCTTGTCATGCATTTTTTGAAGACTAACAGAAAATCATTCATTGCAGTAACTCAAACACACAGAATAAGAGAAACAGTGCTTGCCATGAGTTTCATTGAAGATGCAGAAATGAGAAATAAAAGAGGTTTCAGATGATTACAAAAACACTGTTCCACATTCCTTGTACAAAAGGGATGCTATGTAGAAAATATATGAGATTACAGAATTGAGCTCATTTCTGCATAGAGTTGGAAGGCCAGGTTCATTATAAGAGTCGGATAAAGGGATCAAATTGTGTGGCATCACTGCTATCGTTTCCAGTTGAT from Apium graveolens cultivar Ventura chromosome 5, ASM990537v1, whole genome shotgun sequence includes the following:
- the LOC141661870 gene encoding uncharacterized protein LOC141661870; translated protein: MSWLWALALFWFAFASSAEATRKTQLPASVVGTVYCHTCSQNDFSEFNRFISGALVAVECDGTQPSSRFRKEVKTNKHGQFKVKLPFSVTKHVKNIKKCSVNLISSNDANCAVASTARTSSFRLKTIQARTCIFSAGFLTFKPLTQPNICNKKPNINENSKDSVNNDPSSFPPPLQDPPSSIIPPIDNPGQFTPLPILPRLPPLPELPNLPPILPPKQATHTKTSSDLKNQKTFFPFPPTVPNPFQPPLVPNPLQPPPALVPPVIPSPPPSLFPPVFPSPPPSIFPPVIPAPPVSPPSFFPPIPGFSHPASPPPPVIPFLPPGFPGVPPATTSSHSKETKHP